GTGGAAATGTACACACTCTACACAGTATATTCTCTCATTCATGACACATGATGGGTAAATTCGAATATTTGGcgtgtatttatttatttatgcaTATTTGCCATTTACCTCTAGTTGGATCAATTCGACGATCGCTGTTGGATTGTCGAATCTACTTTAGTTATCAAACTTGAcagtttttttctttcttctacTCTTTATTTATCTGCCTGCATTTGGTTTTTCTTCGTAGTATGTAAATTTCCAAAATAATCAGCACTTAACCACAATCATTATTAATAGAGTATTTAATCAACATATTCGTGCTCCACACTAAATATTACAATTATGATATCTAATAGGGTGACTACACTTATTACCCCTAATCCGCATACGATTGAGCTAGATAGCCGTGTACCAAACTCGAACGAGAGTCATGGTGACTACAGCACCCAAAATAATGGAATACCAAAACTCCAACTCCATGAACACAGCTTTGACGATCATTGTTCCGACAATCCTAGCTCTTTTGTTCATCAAATTTATTAAAACCAAGCTAATTCAGAAAGATGGGCATAAAAATTATCCACCAATTGCAGGAACAATGTTCAATCAGTTACTTAATTTCAAGAGACTTCATCATTACATGACTGATCTTGCTACCAAACATAAAACTTACAGATTATTAAACCCTTTTAGAAATGAAATTTATACTTGTGATCCTCCTAATGTTGAGTATATCCTCAAGACCAACTTTGATAATTTTGGCAAGGTATCTATCTTTtatttgtctttatttattttGGTGACGATTACTTTATTTCCCTGCTCATAAATTTCTGAAAATTTCAGGGAGATTACATGTATGACATTATGAGTGATTTGCTGGGTGACGGGATTTTTGTAGTCGATGGGGATAAATGGAGAAGCCAAAGGAAAGTTTCTAGCTATGAGTTTTCAACTAGGAAGTTACGAGATTTTAGCAGCACAATTTTCCTTGAAAACGCTATAAAACTGGCTAGTGTATTTGCAAATACTCTCAAGTCTGGTAACATCCTCGACATCCAAGTAAGGTTTTTCCACTCGTTGTAAAGAGAGTCTCGTAACACATTTTTAGTTTTACCTGGGTTCGAACTAGGTCTCTACGTCATGAATAAAAATTTTTAGTTTTTGGTACGGAATTACAATTTTTATTAAAAACCTCCATTTTATACTTTCTCCATTATGGTGAATTTTTTATGTTTAGTcgttattaattaaattaagattaAGTTGGTTTAACTTTTGTATGTAGGATTTGTTCATGAGATCAACTTTAGATTCAATATTTCAAGTAGCATTTGGAGTTGATTTGGATAGTACGTGTGGTTCAAATGAAGAAGGAAAGAGATTTACAAAAGCATTTGATGATGCTAGTGCTACTTCACTCTATCGTTTTGTTGATGTTTTTTGGCCGATTAAAAGGTTTCTCAACATCGGTTTGGAGGCTAAACTCAAGAACGACATTAGAATTGTTGATGACTTTGTATACAAGTTAATTATCAATGCAACCGAGTTAATGAAAAACTCCCAAGGCACTCATTCAGTAAGTTCAAGCTTAATTTTAAATTGTATTTTCTCTGCTCTACccatcatttgtttaattttaattaaaatattacttaTAGAAAAATATAAACGTTAATGTTGAACTTTTTTTCAAACATATCTTATACTATTACCTGTTCGCTCCTGTTGAAATGTTTCGGTCTCGCTAAGTTCGAATAATCCTGGCTCCACCACTGCTCTCACTTTCGAGAGTTTTTAAGACACTGGAATAAATGTTTTTTATATTTACGCATTGTTTACATAATTTGTTGATGAATGGATAATGCAGATGAAGAAAGATGACATATTGTCAAGATTTTTGCAGCAGAAAAACAATGAGCCAAAGTATCTAAGAGACATAATCTTGAACTTTGTGATAGCTGGCAGAGACACTACAGCAGCTACATTGTCATGGTTTATTTACATGCTCTGCAAACATCCACAAGTGCAGGAGAAGGTGGGTGAAGAGATTAGAAACGTCATCACAAGCATGGAACGTGGTGGTAATTTTTTAGAATTTACTGCCAGTTTAAGAGAAGAGTCACTCGAAAGGTTGCATTATCTACACGCTGCTTTGACCGAGACACTCAGGCTCTATCCTGCACTTCCCGTGGTAAATGACCCTGATTTTATGCCAAATCAGAGTTTCTTTTCTACGAAGTAGCCTAATCCAACATGTAAATAGTTACTTATGTTGATACTTGTTGTCGAGTGGGAGCAACATAGAAAAAATTGATCACAAACCAATCTGAAATAATTCAGTACGTGTATTCCCAGGATAGCAAGATATGCTTTTCAGATGATACACTGCCTGATGGATACAACGTGAAGAAAGGCGACATGGTGGTTTATCAACCCTACGTCATGGGAAGGATGCGTTTTATTTGGGGGGACGATGCTCAAGATTTTCGTCCTGAAAGATGGCTCAATGAAGATGGCATCTTCCAGCCACAAAGTCCCTTCAAGTTCACCGCCTTCCAGGTAATTAGTCAGTCACCATTTTGTTATTGACCGTGGAAGGATGACTGTCTCACATCCTCACACAACTACACTTATTGTAAACAGGCAGGCCCGCGAATATGCCTTGGAAAGGAATTTGCTTACAGGCAGATGAAGATTTTCTCGGCTGTCCTATTGAGCAAGTTTGTCTTCAAACTCGATGATCAAGAGACCCCTGTAAACTATAGAACAATGATTAGCCTTCACATTGATGGTGGCTTACATGTTCGAGTTCTTCCTCGAAAATAAGACAACTTTATATTTAAGTCCCAAGTAAGAAAATTAAATAACTATATTAATAATCTCTCTTGTATCTTATCTCCGATTCTCTTATTCTATGTAAAAAACAATGAGAATTGGATTAGTTATCTCGAGTCATAATCTCAATAATCCCcgacaacattttttttttattatgtactCCGTAGCTTGTTATTCCTTGTGATCTCTGTCGCTCTATGCTGGTATGGTCGTTTGTGTGGTGATCTTTTGCTCGGTTCCTGAAGGTGTTGGTGCCGATTTACTTGGTTGAATAATTAAGGTCACCGGCGGGTCTTTACGGCTAGTGATGTTGTTGTCGTGCGTCTGACTAGTGATGGATATACCCTCCAATG
This sequence is a window from Silene latifolia isolate original U9 population chromosome 8, ASM4854445v1, whole genome shotgun sequence. Protein-coding genes within it:
- the LOC141596815 gene encoding cytochrome P450 704C1-like translates to MVTTAPKIMEYQNSNSMNTALTIIVPTILALLFIKFIKTKLIQKDGHKNYPPIAGTMFNQLLNFKRLHHYMTDLATKHKTYRLLNPFRNEIYTCDPPNVEYILKTNFDNFGKGDYMYDIMSDLLGDGIFVVDGDKWRSQRKVSSYEFSTRKLRDFSSTIFLENAIKLASVFANTLKSGNILDIQDLFMRSTLDSIFQVAFGVDLDSTCGSNEEGKRFTKAFDDASATSLYRFVDVFWPIKRFLNIGLEAKLKNDIRIVDDFVYKLIINATELMKNSQGTHSMKKDDILSRFLQQKNNEPKYLRDIILNFVIAGRDTTAATLSWFIYMLCKHPQVQEKVGEEIRNVITSMERGGNFLEFTASLREESLERLHYLHAALTETLRLYPALPVDSKICFSDDTLPDGYNVKKGDMVVYQPYVMGRMRFIWGDDAQDFRPERWLNEDGIFQPQSPFKFTAFQAGPRICLGKEFAYRQMKIFSAVLLSKFVFKLDDQETPVNYRTMISLHIDGGLHVRVLPRK